From the genome of Canis lupus baileyi chromosome 32, mCanLup2.hap1, whole genome shotgun sequence, one region includes:
- the LOC140623351 gene encoding uncharacterized protein: MQSSQTRRSRKGHRRPGLDPQPPDTPDAAYSQKVRGSPGNGLGAAACLLPALHLPHPKHLVSPAPPRPPPLCSAPDTPEGDPGPSRAPVLLAWALPQGARGSRAGARLTAGRTPHSLPRPCRPVGWPQSTHFHSTCQSQDFDPDVCSSWPSAPPRSPFLPPARPGQGPRAAFLQGPRAGPGQQELRADCRVEAGGGGGVEEVEGVAAERAPGRCAGEQPGRARPGSGTGCPPREAEAHPTGEAGTCRPSQAGCPPALQAAASVPPSTPHGFQGSVPRLSPLSALVPP; this comes from the coding sequence ATGCAGTCCTCCCAAACTCGCAGATCTCGGAAGGGACACAGGCGGCCTGGGCTCGATCCCCAGCCCCCCGACACCCCAGATGCCGCGTATTCGCAGAAGGTACGTGGAAGCCCCGGAAACGGATTGGGAGCAGCCGCGTGCCTGCTGCCCGCCCTCCACCTCCCTCACCCCAAGCACCTTGTCTCTCCAGCCCCTCCACGGCCCCCGCCCCTCTGCTCGGCCCCGGACACCCCAGAGGGCGACCCCGGCCCTTCCCGAGCTCCGGTGTTGCTGGCCTGGGCACTGCCCCAGGGAGCCCGGGGCAGCCGGGCGGGAGCACGACTGACGGCGGGTCGGACGCCCCACAGCCTCCCTCGGCCGTGTCGCCCCGTGGGGTGGCCCCAGTCCACCCATTTTCACTCAACGTGTCAAAGCCAGGATTTCGACCCCGATGTGTGCAGCTCCTGGCCAAGCGCCCCTCCCCGCAGCCCGTTCCTGCCACCCGCGCGGCCAGGACAGGGGCCAAGAGCCGCCTTCCTTCAGGGGCCCCGGGCTGGGCCAGGCCAGCAGGAGCTCCGCGCCGACTGCAGGGTCGAGGCcggagggggtggaggggtggaggaggtggagggggtggcCGCCGAAAGGGCGCCAGGCCGCTGTGCCGGGGAACAGCCTGGGCGGGCGAGGCCGGGGTCTGGAACGGGCTGCCCTCCCCGGGAGGCCGAGGCCCATCCTACAGGCGAAGCAGGGACCTGTAGGCCTTCCCAGGCGGGGTGTCCCCCAGCCCTACAGGCGGCCGCCAGTGTCCCTCCCAGTACCCCCCATGGCTTCCAGGGATCTGTACCACGTCTCTCTCCTCTCTCGGCTCTCGTCCCTCCGTGA